A single window of Metallosphaera hakonensis JCM 8857 = DSM 7519 DNA harbors:
- a CDS encoding protein kinase domain-containing protein, with the protein MKLSYRALAKWSSALKVIGSVMAIALTALHFYLDPGLLTTTFSRVILVLLFFVLIALASTLKHSLKAYGLAISVWLAIFLPVYTYLGGASSLSLAISLVASFLLLVIPGILYSYRGSWRIFVISFFLYVILVLPLVIYLFLGNKFVTALESARTGNLSSIAQLLLSQNPLGLSFVLPVLGLVSFLMLSYSPGVKPFQALRSVGLTYPAIPILGSLFLYVMEGKIDLSVLVFAVGSLVTIPLSLVPRFKRNFVPLGLFTSTASMILGGLLYSISPSFLLTSLMTIGAGGSVIPRGLTDPDKVMTKLVESIRIKKFNMAKRYVSFLESVGYSTSSIACSFARSKNCAGVLWLMDNYDVKYDTCQNLREFADCIISSGRLPSRLDPLLVALNQRDKEYAEKLAGLVLAKAQDERTRDTAKRIISGAPTQEKLKLPSLDQWDPNLWVNREIYGYTVKKVVGKGGTAYVLLAERGGSRYAVKVPLLTPTSSGQTRLSRTTFADLAGESSKLQEISAKTEDMVTLFGVFVDRTSIKEILSGKVEVYLKSPPAMVMEFMGGGDVESLLKEQAVFYSEKWNRIVAFIVLRVARALDVVHREGYVHLDVKTRNIFFSSPPGRSGEEVLENLTSGRVRAKLGDLGASRKIGGTIDQYTSEYCPVDQVQAMLLRGGAQPSMDVYALGATAYKMLTGETLNPPEVVQLMDGAVDEYLRRGNFSSMLDQANAIYQRFYSSLTVPGNPELANVVRMMVNPDPNRRPTAGQVVSYLERALKSMG; encoded by the coding sequence ATGAAGTTAAGTTATAGAGCCTTAGCCAAATGGTCCTCCGCTCTCAAGGTAATAGGTTCCGTTATGGCGATCGCTTTAACCGCCCTCCATTTCTATCTAGACCCAGGACTCCTCACTACCACGTTCAGTAGGGTCATCCTGGTTCTCCTTTTCTTCGTGTTAATTGCCCTGGCCTCGACTCTCAAACACAGCCTTAAGGCCTACGGTCTCGCGATTTCGGTCTGGCTAGCCATCTTCCTTCCCGTGTATACCTACCTTGGTGGGGCCTCTTCCTTGAGTCTAGCTATTTCCCTAGTTGCCTCGTTCCTTCTCCTGGTTATCCCCGGAATACTTTACTCTTACAGGGGATCATGGAGGATCTTCGTGATCTCCTTCTTCCTCTACGTTATCTTGGTTCTCCCTCTCGTCATATATCTCTTTCTCGGGAATAAGTTCGTGACAGCCCTGGAGTCCGCGAGGACAGGGAACCTCTCGTCAATCGCTCAACTTCTCCTCTCTCAGAACCCTCTTGGGCTCTCCTTTGTCCTCCCAGTCCTCGGTCTCGTTTCCTTCCTAATGTTGAGTTACTCTCCTGGGGTCAAGCCCTTTCAAGCCCTAAGATCTGTTGGCCTAACTTACCCGGCTATCCCGATCCTGGGTTCCCTCTTCCTTTACGTAATGGAAGGAAAGATCGACCTCTCAGTTCTGGTGTTCGCAGTTGGGTCCCTAGTAACAATCCCCTTGTCCCTAGTGCCAAGGTTCAAGAGGAACTTCGTTCCACTGGGTCTCTTCACTTCCACTGCATCCATGATCCTAGGAGGTCTCCTCTACTCGATCTCTCCCTCCTTTCTCCTCACCTCCCTCATGACCATAGGTGCGGGCGGATCAGTGATACCCAGAGGGCTGACAGATCCGGACAAGGTTATGACTAAACTTGTGGAGTCCATTAGGATCAAGAAGTTCAATATGGCAAAGAGGTACGTTAGTTTCCTTGAGTCGGTGGGATACTCAACGTCGTCGATAGCCTGTTCCTTTGCCCGTTCTAAGAACTGTGCAGGGGTGCTCTGGCTAATGGATAACTACGACGTTAAATACGACACCTGTCAGAACCTGAGGGAATTCGCTGACTGTATCATTTCCTCGGGAAGGCTACCATCAAGGCTAGATCCGCTTCTAGTTGCCCTGAACCAGAGGGACAAGGAGTACGCAGAGAAGCTCGCAGGGTTGGTCCTCGCCAAGGCTCAGGACGAGAGAACTAGGGATACAGCAAAGAGGATAATCTCAGGGGCTCCAACTCAAGAGAAGTTGAAGTTACCCTCCCTGGACCAGTGGGACCCAAACCTATGGGTTAACAGGGAAATCTACGGTTACACTGTGAAGAAGGTGGTCGGAAAGGGTGGAACGGCCTACGTTCTCCTGGCCGAGAGGGGCGGATCTAGGTACGCCGTCAAGGTCCCCCTCCTGACCCCGACCAGCTCCGGGCAGACCAGGCTGAGCAGGACAACTTTCGCAGACTTGGCCGGGGAGTCCTCTAAGCTACAGGAGATATCTGCCAAGACTGAGGACATGGTCACTCTTTTCGGCGTATTCGTGGATAGGACCTCCATCAAGGAAATATTGTCAGGGAAGGTTGAGGTCTACCTCAAGTCCCCTCCGGCCATGGTCATGGAGTTCATGGGTGGGGGAGACGTGGAGTCTTTACTCAAGGAGCAGGCCGTGTTCTACTCAGAGAAGTGGAACAGGATAGTGGCCTTCATCGTACTCAGGGTGGCCAGGGCGCTGGACGTTGTCCATAGGGAGGGATACGTTCACTTGGACGTGAAGACCAGGAACATATTCTTTTCCTCCCCTCCAGGAAGATCCGGGGAGGAAGTGTTGGAGAACCTGACTTCTGGGAGAGTGAGGGCGAAGCTCGGCGACTTGGGGGCATCAAGGAAGATTGGGGGGACCATAGATCAGTACACCTCTGAGTACTGTCCCGTTGACCAGGTTCAGGCTATGCTTCTCCGCGGAGGTGCCCAACCCAGCATGGACGTGTACGCTTTGGGAGCTACCGCCTATAAGATGCTCACCGGTGAAACCCTGAACCCGCCGGAAGTGGTGCAACTCATGGACGGAGCTGTGGACGAATATCTGAGGAGGGGTAACTTCAGTTCCATGCTTGATCAAGCCAACGCGATCTATCAGAGGTTTTACTCGTCTCTCACCGTTCCCGGTAACCCAGAGTTGGCCAACGTAGTCAGGATGATGGTTAACCCGGATCCCAATAGGAGACCCACAGCCGGACAGGTAGTTAGCTACCTTGAAAGAGCTTTGAAGTCCATGGGATAA
- the priS gene encoding DNA primase small subunit PriS: MTSILPLGQNRIVRSLIRGYYERAELYLPFDMELREFAFQPLTGGSYVRHLSFSTVQELRQLLVREVPGHLFYSSAKYQRPSARDMEEKGWMGSDLQFDIDADHLCDVRRLSFCPVCGKEVMGERCPDHNVEAREYMEVGVECLRKAWDQALLLSEILREDFDLSPRIFFSGNRGFHVLVECSGDCALMDSEDRREVVRYVMGDQVPYEGYEGDPGWAGRILKTRGVAVDEQVTVDVHRLVRIPGSIHGKSSLLVKEMNEFVYDISLSPFTGKAVLLPAITGDFQLVDRQFHLSRGESIPMEAGYAVFAYMKGLGEVTYYVR, from the coding sequence GTGACTTCTATATTGCCCCTAGGTCAGAATAGGATAGTCAGGTCCTTGATAAGGGGATACTACGAGAGGGCCGAGCTTTACCTTCCCTTCGACATGGAGCTCAGGGAGTTCGCCTTTCAACCCTTGACCGGGGGTAGTTACGTGAGGCATCTATCCTTCTCTACAGTGCAGGAGTTGAGGCAACTCTTGGTTAGGGAGGTCCCGGGCCACCTCTTCTATTCCTCAGCCAAGTATCAGAGACCCTCAGCTAGAGACATGGAGGAGAAGGGATGGATGGGCTCCGATCTCCAGTTTGACATTGACGCCGATCACTTATGTGATGTCAGGAGACTTTCCTTCTGTCCCGTCTGCGGTAAGGAAGTCATGGGGGAGAGATGCCCAGATCACAACGTTGAAGCCAGGGAGTATATGGAGGTCGGGGTGGAGTGTCTCAGGAAGGCTTGGGACCAGGCTCTCCTCCTCTCCGAGATCTTGAGGGAGGACTTCGATCTTTCGCCAAGGATATTCTTCTCTGGAAATAGGGGCTTTCACGTCTTGGTAGAGTGTAGTGGGGACTGCGCCCTCATGGACTCGGAAGATAGGAGGGAGGTGGTGAGATACGTGATGGGAGACCAGGTCCCCTACGAGGGTTACGAGGGAGATCCAGGATGGGCGGGGAGGATTCTGAAGACCAGGGGTGTAGCAGTTGACGAGCAGGTGACCGTGGACGTTCACAGGCTAGTGAGGATACCCGGTTCAATCCACGGGAAGAGCTCACTCCTTGTCAAGGAGATGAATGAGTTCGTGTACGATATCTCCCTCTCCCCGTTCACGGGTAAGGCAGTCCTCCTTCCCGCGATCACCGGGGATTTCCAGCTGGTTGATAGACAATTTCATCTAAGTAGGGGAGAATCAATTCCCATGGAGGCGGGATATGCGGTCTTCGCATATATGAAGGGCCTAGGCGAGGTGACTTACTATGTTAGATGA
- a CDS encoding DNA polymerase sliding clamp: protein MKFKVIDANSIASIFRTLGEFMPEVTVVGTKEGIRLSGVDPARVAFIDVFIPQGYFHEYQSAEKELVTVRLEEVINSLKNIKKNDSLTFETGDSNLLINLDGDFERTFYLPILTGEPPNNPSIKLEFAFKAKMLTSTYVNVMQILGDLGETVVISSEGGKVVMSVEGDIGTSRIELSEESGTLLEAVGSEAKGIYGMDYLSKTTKMRSSSDVVEIMFGSQLPLKLRFELPQEGYGDFYIAPRSE from the coding sequence ATGAAATTCAAGGTTATTGACGCGAACTCCATAGCCTCAATCTTCAGGACGTTGGGGGAGTTCATGCCAGAGGTTACCGTGGTTGGGACCAAAGAGGGAATAAGGTTGAGTGGGGTGGATCCGGCTAGGGTCGCCTTCATTGACGTCTTCATTCCTCAGGGGTACTTCCATGAATATCAAAGTGCTGAAAAGGAATTGGTTACGGTGAGACTTGAGGAAGTTATCAACTCATTGAAGAACATCAAGAAGAACGACAGCCTTACATTTGAGACGGGAGACAGTAACCTCTTGATCAACCTAGATGGGGACTTCGAGAGAACCTTCTATCTCCCAATACTTACCGGCGAGCCCCCCAACAATCCCTCAATCAAGCTCGAGTTCGCCTTTAAGGCCAAGATGCTCACCTCAACCTACGTTAACGTCATGCAGATCTTGGGAGATCTGGGGGAGACCGTGGTCATATCCTCTGAGGGAGGGAAGGTGGTTATGTCAGTTGAGGGAGACATCGGAACGTCCAGGATTGAGTTGTCTGAGGAGTCGGGGACCCTTCTGGAGGCCGTGGGAAGCGAGGCCAAGGGAATCTACGGGATGGATTACCTTTCCAAGACCACCAAGATGAGGAGCTCCTCGGACGTTGTGGAGATTATGTTCGGATCCCAGTTGCCACTGAAGCTGAGGTTCGAGCTACCTCAGGAGGGATACGGTGACTTCTATATTGCCCCTAGGTCAGAATAG
- a CDS encoding AbrB/MazE/SpoVT family DNA-binding domain-containing protein yields METEIKVNKKGIIVLPKAIREEIGLKEGDVVKVKVEGGKIIIEKINLWDKVWNCCKGSAEEAEKEIDEEEERFWRRK; encoded by the coding sequence ATGGAAACTGAAATCAAGGTAAACAAAAAGGGCATAATAGTTTTGCCCAAAGCTATAAGGGAAGAGATTGGATTAAAGGAAGGCGACGTAGTAAAGGTAAAGGTTGAGGGAGGGAAAATAATAATAGAGAAGATTAATTTGTGGGATAAAGTATGGAATTGTTGTAAGGGTTCCGCTGAGGAAGCTGAAAAGGAAATTGATGAGGAGGAAGAGAGGTTTTGGAGGAGGAAATAG
- a CDS encoding PIN domain-containing protein: MEEEIVVVDTYAMLSMGFGELTKNAEEVMLRIRRRELEGLVPSTVAFEFTVHWLRGRIPSLTSINEVRTFLQSYFEIVELNFEDFMESAKIKKEGDDILSIELKGRKLSIVDSTIIHTAKKMKAKIVTGDKDLTLVAKKMGIGTIW, encoded by the coding sequence TTGGAGGAGGAAATAGTGGTAGTAGATACTTACGCAATGTTATCTATGGGGTTTGGAGAGCTAACTAAAAATGCTGAGGAAGTAATGCTAAGGATTAGGAGGAGAGAATTAGAGGGATTAGTTCCTTCAACTGTGGCCTTTGAGTTTACTGTCCATTGGCTTAGGGGTAGGATACCTTCTTTAACCTCAATAAATGAAGTTAGAACTTTCCTACAATCTTACTTTGAGATCGTAGAGTTGAATTTTGAGGACTTTATGGAAAGTGCAAAAATTAAGAAGGAAGGCGACGATATACTTTCAATAGAATTAAAGGGTAGAAAGTTAAGTATTGTAGACTCTACTATAATTCATACTGCAAAAAAGATGAAGGCCAAAATAGTAACGGGAGATAAGGACTTAACTTTAGTGGCAAAGAAGATGGGAATAGGGACAATATGGTAG
- a CDS encoding ATP/GTP-binding protein: MYYVFFTGTAGSGKTTAVKEFRDYLLDQEMDVAVVNMDPAVETLPYTPDFDVRDYVDAREVMERFGLGPNSSLIVSIDLLLTKATDIKREVGEIESNYVLVDTPGQVELFAYRDTGRTFSSLLVGDSKSVNVFLMDSFIAREARSYVSLLLLSSSIRFKLGIPQVNVLSKVDLISDKELEKLLAWGEGEDLLDSLGVVDDYSFELVRTLIESLEVPPIPLSSTNREGFDKLYAEIQRILAGGEDFVTEENNSRL; this comes from the coding sequence ATGTATTACGTATTTTTCACGGGGACTGCAGGATCTGGGAAGACCACTGCGGTCAAGGAGTTCAGGGACTACCTCCTGGATCAGGAGATGGATGTGGCCGTGGTTAACATGGATCCGGCAGTGGAGACCCTTCCCTATACCCCAGACTTCGACGTTAGGGACTACGTTGACGCTAGGGAAGTCATGGAGAGGTTCGGGCTGGGACCCAACTCCTCCCTAATAGTCTCCATTGACCTCCTTCTCACCAAGGCCACCGACATAAAGAGAGAAGTCGGAGAGATCGAGTCCAACTACGTCCTGGTGGACACCCCAGGACAGGTGGAGCTCTTCGCCTATAGGGACACAGGAAGGACCTTCTCTTCTCTCTTGGTCGGGGACAGCAAGAGCGTCAACGTCTTCCTCATGGACTCCTTCATTGCAAGGGAGGCCAGGAGTTACGTGTCCCTACTTCTCCTCTCCAGTTCCATAAGGTTCAAGCTCGGGATCCCACAGGTAAACGTTCTATCAAAGGTGGACTTGATTTCAGATAAGGAGCTGGAGAAACTCCTGGCCTGGGGTGAGGGAGAAGACCTTCTCGACAGCTTGGGAGTAGTGGATGATTACTCCTTCGAGCTGGTGAGGACGTTAATTGAGAGTCTCGAGGTCCCTCCTATTCCCCTGTCCTCGACTAACCGCGAGGGTTTCGATAAGCTCTACGCTGAGATTCAAAGGATCTTAGCGGGGGGAGAGGACTTCGTCACGGAGGAGAATAACAGTAGGCTTTAG
- the prs gene encoding ribose-phosphate diphosphokinase, whose amino-acid sequence MIIVGGTATNGIDENLSKLMGARLVKVEHKVFPDGESYIRVPSTLSGEEAVLVQTTQPPQDKNLVELFLTIEALKDVGASKVTVVVPYLAYSRQDRRFLDGEAVSVKTILNIIYRLGGSTLIVVEPHHLESLDYFPGELRVADPLPALAKEVKRLVRRPFVLGPDRGALGRAERMAKELGCEFAFLEKERDRHTGEIRVKSNLGSLKGYDVVLIDDIVSTGGTLVEAAKIAYSLGAESVNATAVHLLLVNGALQKLKEAGVREVIGTNTVIPREKVNLVDISEQIAVKL is encoded by the coding sequence ATGATCATTGTAGGCGGAACTGCCACCAACGGGATTGACGAGAATTTATCCAAGTTAATGGGAGCTAGACTGGTCAAGGTTGAACACAAGGTTTTCCCGGACGGCGAGTCCTACATAAGGGTTCCATCGACTTTGTCCGGGGAGGAGGCAGTACTGGTTCAGACCACCCAGCCACCCCAGGACAAGAACCTCGTGGAGCTTTTCCTGACCATTGAGGCGCTGAAAGACGTAGGGGCATCCAAGGTAACTGTGGTGGTGCCGTATCTGGCCTATTCCAGGCAGGATAGGAGGTTCCTGGACGGAGAGGCAGTGAGCGTTAAGACTATCCTGAACATCATATACCGCCTAGGTGGGTCGACCTTGATTGTGGTTGAACCCCATCACCTGGAGTCCCTGGACTACTTCCCCGGGGAATTGAGGGTTGCGGACCCGCTCCCTGCCCTGGCGAAAGAGGTGAAGAGGTTGGTCAGGAGACCCTTCGTCCTCGGACCGGACAGAGGTGCCCTGGGTAGAGCAGAGAGGATGGCCAAGGAGTTGGGATGCGAGTTCGCCTTCCTTGAGAAGGAGAGGGACAGGCACACTGGGGAAATAAGGGTTAAGTCCAACCTGGGCTCCCTCAAGGGTTACGACGTGGTGCTGATTGACGACATAGTAAGCACTGGAGGAACCTTGGTGGAGGCAGCCAAGATAGCCTACTCCCTCGGGGCCGAGAGCGTTAACGCCACTGCCGTCCACCTCCTCTTGGTTAACGGAGCTTTGCAGAAATTGAAGGAGGCCGGAGTGAGGGAGGTAATTGGGACCAACACCGTGATCCCAAGGGAGAAGGTTAACCTGGTGGACATATCAGAGCAAATAGCCGTGAAGCTATGA
- a CDS encoding TRM11 family SAM-dependent methyltransferase — MKYAKLSNDELFASMAELVALVGEEVHFLTGVGLFQRGVSVAKRSSTIKVVGEVISVSHDPGEINESLRGQCFSVYPDVIMGKDKDRFRTLYEEVMKGVRTSRSCGKLDLIMTDGVLLAGVREEERDSRSLVDHSRKPYSQSGTMDPYTSRLMVNLARPKGTVLDPFVGLGSILIEAKWLGHNCLGVDVDSKMLEKAKLNLEFFGYQCGLVQGSAVNLPATGKFTVVTDPPYGRSSRAKGTNMEELYQGFLSQVAEVLEGRLVFAADSNVDWRDAVRSAGLRTVYTHFLYQHKSLSRAIYVVER, encoded by the coding sequence ATGAAGTACGCGAAACTTAGCAACGACGAGCTTTTCGCTTCCATGGCCGAGCTCGTGGCCCTGGTTGGTGAGGAGGTGCACTTCCTCACGGGGGTCGGGCTATTTCAACGAGGGGTTTCCGTGGCTAAAAGGTCCTCAACCATTAAGGTTGTTGGGGAAGTGATCTCGGTTTCTCACGACCCAGGGGAGATCAACGAGAGCTTAAGGGGACAATGCTTCTCGGTCTATCCCGACGTGATAATGGGGAAGGATAAGGACAGGTTCAGAACCCTCTATGAAGAGGTAATGAAGGGGGTTAGGACATCCAGGTCCTGCGGAAAACTGGACCTCATCATGACCGATGGAGTTCTCCTGGCAGGAGTTAGGGAGGAGGAGAGGGACAGTAGAAGTTTGGTGGATCACTCTAGAAAGCCATACTCTCAATCGGGCACCATGGATCCCTACACTTCTAGACTCATGGTTAACCTTGCCAGGCCCAAGGGGACAGTCCTGGATCCGTTCGTGGGACTCGGGTCCATACTGATTGAGGCTAAGTGGCTGGGACATAACTGCCTGGGTGTAGATGTGGACTCCAAGATGCTTGAAAAGGCTAAGCTGAACCTGGAGTTCTTTGGATACCAGTGCGGACTGGTTCAGGGTTCGGCAGTTAACCTCCCCGCGACGGGTAAATTCACTGTGGTAACTGACCCACCCTACGGGAGATCCAGTAGAGCCAAGGGGACTAACATGGAGGAACTCTATCAGGGGTTCCTCTCCCAGGTAGCTGAGGTTCTAGAGGGCAGGCTAGTGTTCGCAGCGGACTCCAACGTGGACTGGAGGGACGCAGTGAGGTCTGCGGGACTGAGGACGGTGTACACTCATTTCCTTTATCAGCACAAGAGCCTCTCCAGGGCAATTTACGTGGTCGAGAGATGA